Genomic DNA from Paramisgurnus dabryanus chromosome 11, PD_genome_1.1, whole genome shotgun sequence:
taatgtatttgttttaagTGTATTGCAGAATTGACTGGCATTATCTGACACAATGTGGATCATTCAGCGACTGCAGGAGGGTGCAGAAAATCTTCCACTTCAGATCAGTCACCTGATCAGCAAGAATAAAAAAGAGATTTCTGCGAAGACCAACATCTTCAATAAACTACCCAACAACGTGCTCACGCCTGATAAAATTCCTGACTTCTTTCTGCCTCCGAAGCTGACCAAGCGCTGCCTTATGGCAGATGCAGAAAAAATTACACAGTGCCTAAATGAAGAAATTAGGTCTGGAAAAATATCTAGACCTGATGCAAGTCAGCCAAGTTTCAACAAACCTACAGTAGCCTTGAACAAACTTAAGTCAATCCCCTATTCACTAAAATGCTACGAGTCTGGTTTGTTCGAGAGTCCGAACACCCGACGCAAAGAGTCTTTGTTTCATTCTGCGTTTACGGGTTATACGCTGGAGCGAATGAACGTCAAGGCTCCAAAGCTTTCAAACAGATCACTGCTTAAGGCAGGCAGCACTGAGAGTGACACACCTTCTGCTGACTCCACCCCTCATTCATCACCACCGCCAATGAGAAGAGAGAACTGCACGAAGCCACATTCAATCCCAGGATATCCACCCGAGCAAGATGTTCTGCACACTTTCAGAGAAGACAAAAATAAAGCTTACTGCAATCCAGACAAAAAGGCCCCTCAATGCGCCAAGGTCATCCAGGCTCCTCCCTCCACTAAACTAGCCCCACCCATTCAGTTCCCGATGGACATGCTACACTGCCAGGAACGCTTTCATCAGGAGCATGTCCTTCCTCTTCCACAGAGAGGTCGCGTGCGCCTCTCTGCCTTCCGGTCCAGTGCCACCGCGTGTTCGGCAACGATTCGCATCCGCGTAGTCTCCGTAGAAGGCCTGAGAGATCCCGGTGACCTTCGACCTCTGACCTGCAGCTTGACCCTAAGCCTCAGTCCTGGCAAGCTGCAGCGCCAGCACAGCGCAATCATCAGAAACTGCCATAACCCTGTGTTCAATGAAGATTTTTTCTTCACTGAGACTGAGGAGCAGGAAGGAGGCTTGAGAGATTTAGCGCTCAGACTGAAGGTGCTGGATAAGGCCTCAGGTCTGGGGAGAGGGGTTGTGTTGGGAATTGTCCTTAAACCTTTGTGCCAGCTACTGTCACTATAAGTTGTATGTGCACACCAAAAGCGAATAAAAGGTTCCATTCTTcctgtttttgaagctttgattgtgtttacagtgcgcaatataacgtgttcatgtttaAGGTGTAAAaaacgcggtatttttcacacaatttacttatctgtatagcgctgttttcactgtcctcaaaacgtgTTGATGGCTTCCTTgctctatgaagtccctcctttagaaatacatatcgagttctgattgtgtagtttgtttagtgtgttctgattcgacagcagcttagcttgccattAGCTTAGCTTGCAACTGAtttattcctgtgggcggagtttagtcaaaaactcttatattgaCATTCAATCAGGAAggagagggctgtagtccaaacccgCCTTTAGGCTTTGAAAGgagaattctgttaaagaaaatatatcgcctggctgtgaactttgagctttatcattttacaggtattatttatgctattattacacactaactaaagtttaatAAATGAGATCAGgaaaaacgtgacctttaaattatttgtgcGTGTAGATTACAAAGTCACGCAAGTTTAAGCTTTGAAACCAAGTGTAGTgtttaatgtaatatttattactgggctttgtaagtatttatgtatgtgtaatcattatgtatgtatgtttcaaaatgtgtttttccaCGTTTCtgtatctttaaaggggacatttcacaagatttttttaagatgtaaaataaatctttgatttCCCCAGAGTATGTACGTGAAGTTTAAGCTGAAAATacaatatagataatttattatggcatgttaaaggattagtcaattttctaaaaaaaaaatccagataatttactcaccaccaaaatgttgatgtctttctttgttcagtcgagaaaaaaagtatgttttttgaggaaaacattccaggatttttctcattttaatggactttaatggaccccaacacgtaacagttttaatgcagtttaaaattgcagtttcaaaggactctaaaaactatctcaaacgaggcataagggtcttatctagcgaaacgattgtcatttttggcaacaacaaaaaaattcacttttaaaccacaacttcttgtcttcctctggtcctgtgacgcgccagtgcgacttcgtcatcacgtcaagaggtcatggatgacgtatcgaaactacgccccattTTTTACAAGTGTGTCGAATGATACAAATTgttaggtgtgttcgacatcggctgtggctggatgtaaccgatcggcgagattagcCGCGTGCAGGCGGGGAGGAGCTGAAAACGGAGACGTGAAGTCGGACGCGCTGTGGTTCCCGTAGCTTGCTGCATTTACGTCAGGCATGGCTGATCACGTGCCGTTTGCTTGCTTAATCgcattaaacatgatttgtaagatgtaaactacataaaaagtgaattatactgttttgaatgtccgtgtatgagcatgagtggaactgaagaggcttacagcatctgtttttacaagaataaagtttaacagaagcataaattatttaaataccaatgtagtggggtctacgtttttgtatccattttattttgatgaagatgacacaatataacatcgcgactacatgaaaagagctttaactgttataaaaatacagatttgtgagcatttgtggaactgagggcgtgaaaatacacacgaaacacacgtgattgttgtcatgtggtgaatccgaccaatcttgaaacagctgtgtcgtcattacagcccgtgcagctcctcttcgggaactgcgctggctaactcaggcggctgatctcgaaccgctctcgcggtacttaaaaaccatatgacacagtcacgtgcctgcagcgccagcttaagtcggacagaaatactaaccggaatgcactgcttcaagtcagccgccgatcggtctgcgcagcgccgcatgaagtcgaacacacctaatgtctttgtgtcttttacgtttcatatatgtaacacgtgacgtgacctttcgacgtcattacgcaaatacgtgaggtcgcgctggctcgtcacacagccggaggataAAGAgatgttgtggtttaaaagtgcatattttccattaaagtccatttaaaatgagaaaaatttatttttgactgaacaaagaaagacatcaacagtttggatgacatggtggtgagtaaattatcaggattttatttttaatccTTTAAATTGCCACattgtaggtgtaagcaaaatgtgccgtttttgggtgtgtccttttaaatgcaaatgagctgatctctgcactaaatggcagtgctgtggttggatagtgcagattaaggggcggtattattatagtaaggtcccttctgacatcacaaggggagccaaatttcaagacccattttttcacatgcttggagagaatggtttaacaaaactaagttactgggttgatcttttcacattttctaagttgatcgaagcactgaggacccaattatagcacttaaacatggaaaaagtcagattttcatgatatggcccctttaaaacaaACCTGAACAGTTCCAGAGAAAGGCATCAAAAAGACAAtaaacatttaggcatttagtcGATGCTTTTTCCAAAGAGACCTTACAGAAATGAGGAAAGCAATGAAGCGATTTATCTTTGGAAAGCAATAGTATGAGAAGATTTAGATTTTATTCAgactcaaataaaaaaattcaacaaaaaaaaaatcacaagaaATTATTGCAGTcgttcatttttatattttattctcaTAATGTtatcttttaattttataatcaTTTACAACAAACATTGGTGAGTTTATTTATACTTTAATAGCAGACTGTGTTGTTATACTGTATGGGGTAATCGTGTAGAAGTGAAATATAAAAGTCCAACTAAATAAAAACCCTTCTTTATATGTAGcataataaattgtattataaaCTGTTTAATGGCATAAAATTATTAAGAAAACAACAAGTTAAAGAAATCATAATTTTAGcaaaccaaaatgttgatttataaatgtaaaaaatttcaCGGTTAGCTAAAAAACAATATACAAAAAACACTGCTAACAATAATTTGTATTtaggcatgtgtgtgtgtgtgtacatataCAAAAATCATGAAAGCAAAATATCATATAGCCCAAAATTGCAATCTTTTAATCAAAAGAAACTTCTGCACACTAGAGGGCAAGCGTGAGTTTTTAGTTTTCAGTTATTCTAGATGGAAACATGGCAGGCAGTTATTATCAAAGGCCTAAATGTTTGCCTATCTGAAGTACCTGTAACAAAGAGATCTATGAACCGGCTCTCCCTCGCGCTCTCTCCCGCACACAGACACGAGTCGCAGGACCAAGCGTGTGTTGTAAGGCCAGTGTTAAGCAGATATAAAGAGAGTCTTAATTAGTCCAATAAAAACCCAAGCGTCTTCTCTAATAGAAAGATAAATGTGCAGGGAGGCAGCGCAAGACCTTTCCTTTAACTGCTGTCAACAGCCAATTAACTCTAAATGAGCGTTGTGCGCATCTCAGAACGCTCATCAGCCACTCGCGTAATAAATGAGAGCGCGTGCACGCTTTACATGTCATTAAACTGCAACCAGTCGAAATCACGCTTTCCTGTGCCGTGGTTTAAATACAATGGTTGGGTGTGGGACATGCAGGTGAAAGTTCTGCAacttttaaaactttacaaaggTCTCGAAAAACACAATTCATAGAGGTAATCAGATGAAGTAGTCCGACCCGAAACAATCTGCCGTATTGAGAACCATTAACACAGGAGTTGGCTGCATGCAACAACCCTTGTTAAAAGGATGACCTCCGACCATTTTAATTAGCCTGGAGGGCAGTACAAACGTGGCTCTCAGTTCGTAGTGAATCAGATTTAGTGACGGCCACTATAACTCTGGTGACCTCTACTCATCTTTTGTTAATGCACGGCAGATGAGCTTTTTATTATGGGTCCGTGACTCATGGCTGGTGGTGTGTTGATGGGGACGGTCAGAAGGCCCTCGCCAAGTAATGAAGCTCAGCCCTGGGAGAACAAATCAATGTGGTTTCACTGAACTTGAGCCCCTCGGAGCTGCCACACATGAATCAAAACTAACCTGAAGAACCAAGAGTACTGGATTCTGTCCTGCAGGGCATCTTTGTTGTTCGCTTGATACGAGCTACAATAAGAAGTGCAAGTTTTAAAGAGCGTATTTTATAGACGTTTAGACTTTTCTACACTGTCatgtattaagtgtttatttGTAAAGCTCTTCTTAGATATTTTCCTATGATTTTAAATagacaaacattttaattttccaaaaCAATTATCtgaggggcggtttcctggacatggatagactagtcctagactaaaataaatataagagctgtccaaactgaaaacaacttgcactgacatatcttaaaatacatcagtactcttttgcctcaaaatgcatgccagtaatgtttttagtaaggcatgtttgttaaaactagttatatttcctgattaaactaaggtc
This window encodes:
- the LOC135729721 gene encoding C2 calcium-dependent domain-containing protein 4C; amino-acid sequence: MWIIQRLQEGAENLPLQISHLISKNKKEISAKTNIFNKLPNNVLTPDKIPDFFLPPKLTKRCLMADAEKITQCLNEEIRSGKISRPDASQPSFNKPTVALNKLKSIPYSLKCYESGLFESPNTRRKESLFHSAFTGYTLERMNVKAPKLSNRSLLKAGSTESDTPSADSTPHSSPPPMRRENCTKPHSIPGYPPEQDVLHTFREDKNKAYCNPDKKAPQCAKVIQAPPSTKLAPPIQFPMDMLHCQERFHQEHVLPLPQRGRVRLSAFRSSATACSATIRIRVVSVEGLRDPGDLRPLTCSLTLSLSPGKLQRQHSAIIRNCHNPVFNEDFFFTETEEQEGGLRDLALRLKVLDKASGLGRGVVLGIVLKPLCQLLSL